The proteins below come from a single Gammaproteobacteria bacterium genomic window:
- a CDS encoding DUF484 family protein has product MSQQKNEAALSETFTESAIADYLRSHPDFFERHTPLLLRLRLPHPTNGFTVSLVERQVSMLRQRNGELERQLKDLIAVAKVNDSLIEKIHRLSIRLMAAESWDERLEQLETSLREDFGAERAALVLFGTEESPAVRDGFVWKLRRDDPLLRPFLTFLQAARPRCGPMRERQRAALFERDAESVGSAAMLPLGPEASVGFLVVANRDPSHFHPGQRMDFLVRIGELIATALAAPQASRAAV; this is encoded by the coding sequence ATGAGCCAACAGAAGAACGAGGCCGCGCTCAGCGAGACGTTCACCGAGAGCGCCATCGCGGATTATCTGCGCAGTCACCCGGACTTCTTCGAACGCCACACGCCGCTTCTGCTGCGGCTGCGATTGCCTCACCCGACGAACGGCTTCACGGTCTCGCTCGTCGAGCGTCAAGTGTCGATGCTCCGTCAGCGCAACGGCGAGCTCGAGCGGCAGCTGAAGGATCTGATCGCCGTCGCGAAGGTCAACGACTCGCTGATCGAGAAGATCCATCGGCTGTCCATCCGCCTGATGGCGGCCGAAAGCTGGGATGAACGGCTCGAGCAGCTCGAGACCAGCCTGCGGGAGGATTTCGGCGCCGAGCGCGCGGCGCTAGTGCTGTTCGGCACCGAGGAGTCACCGGCCGTGCGCGACGGCTTCGTCTGGAAGCTGCGGCGCGACGACCCGCTGCTGCGGCCGTTCCTGACTTTCCTGCAGGCCGCGCGCCCGCGTTGCGGCCCGATGCGCGAGCGGCAGAGAGCGGCGCTCTTCGAGCGCGACGCGGAGAGCGTCGGCTCGGCCGCGATGCTCCCGCTCGGTCCTGAGGCGAGCGTCGGCTTCCTCGTCGTCGCGAACCGCGATCCGTCGCACTTCCACCCGGGGCAGCGGATGGATTTCCTCGTGCGGATCGGCGAGCTGATCGCGACCGCGCTGGCGGCCCCGCAGGCGTCGCGTGCAGCCGTCTGA
- a CDS encoding sterol-binding protein, with product MTGPLLARAESWLNRHIGESASASSVLAELEGRSVRLRVEGLGIDVLIAAEPGRLRLTRAGGGTTASATVRGTPLDLLRLLGPGMAGRIHGSGVEVSGRVAVAERFAALLRLAWPDPEEELAGWVGDVVAYRVGRAVRGAGGWAAKAAEALRLDTSEYLTEESRVLPTRYEADRLFAEVERLRDDVERAAERIERLAEHACPRERAAAE from the coding sequence ATGACCGGGCCGCTCCTCGCGCGCGCCGAGAGCTGGCTCAATCGGCACATCGGCGAATCGGCGAGCGCGTCGAGCGTGCTGGCCGAGCTCGAAGGCCGGAGCGTGCGCCTGCGTGTCGAAGGCCTCGGCATCGACGTCCTGATCGCCGCCGAGCCCGGGCGGCTGCGCTTGACGCGCGCCGGCGGCGGGACCACCGCGAGCGCGACCGTCCGCGGGACGCCGCTCGACCTGCTGCGCCTGCTCGGGCCGGGCATGGCGGGCCGGATCCACGGCTCCGGCGTCGAGGTCAGCGGGCGCGTCGCCGTCGCCGAGCGCTTCGCGGCGCTGCTGCGGCTCGCGTGGCCCGATCCCGAGGAGGAGCTCGCAGGCTGGGTCGGGGACGTCGTCGCGTATCGGGTCGGCCGGGCCGTCCGCGGAGCGGGCGGGTGGGCGGCGAAGGCCGCCGAGGCGTTGCGTCTCGATACGTCCGAGTACCTGACGGAGGAGAGCCGCGTGCTGCCGACCCGCTACGAGGCCGACCGGCTCTTCGCCGAGGTCGAGCGCCTGCGCGACGACGTCGAGCGGGCGGCCGAGCGCATCGAGCGGCTCGCCGAGCACGCGTGCCCGCGCGAGCGCGCCGCGGCGGAGTGA
- a CDS encoding heme biosynthesis HemY N-terminal domain-containing protein encodes MMRFGLAVVAALLAGAVAAHFLLQDRGYVLIDFRGYIVEMSVPGLVLVLAAAYLLIRAAAGIWRAPRALGTALADRRTRRAGMKLTRGLMQLADGNWAKGERLLTQGARGSGTPLVNYLMAARAAHWQGSRERRDEWLRIAYEAQPDAEQTVLLTQAELQLEAGEHERALATASRVLESAAKHPVALALAARACVALGDRRRLAELLPRLGRAQLSPELLEEAAAEALRGVTAGPEVTQEALDRYWKSLPADIRALPRLLVLRARALDRLGLGDEAERELRSALKRRWSAPLVAAYGEIRTNRPAEQLRHAEAWLRQRPEDAALLVAAARLCVVNELWGKARSYLESAIAIDPAPASYALYGRLLDRLGENDGAALAFRSGLALVDGGETPLPALAPPRRGRERDEEEDDDEAEALLPGAGKPAPGAGGEGPAPS; translated from the coding sequence ATGATGCGCTTCGGCCTCGCCGTCGTCGCCGCCCTGCTCGCCGGCGCGGTCGCCGCGCATTTCCTGCTCCAGGACCGCGGCTACGTGCTGATCGACTTCCGCGGATACATCGTCGAGATGTCCGTCCCGGGGCTCGTGCTGGTGCTCGCGGCGGCCTACCTGCTGATTCGCGCCGCGGCCGGCATTTGGCGCGCGCCGCGCGCGCTCGGCACGGCGCTGGCCGACCGCCGGACGCGCCGTGCCGGCATGAAGCTCACCCGCGGCCTGATGCAGCTCGCCGACGGCAACTGGGCGAAAGGCGAGCGCTTGCTCACGCAGGGCGCCCGCGGCAGCGGCACCCCGCTCGTGAACTATCTGATGGCGGCGCGCGCGGCGCACTGGCAGGGGTCGCGCGAGCGCCGCGACGAATGGCTGCGGATCGCGTACGAGGCGCAGCCGGACGCCGAGCAGACCGTCCTGCTCACGCAGGCCGAGCTTCAGCTCGAGGCCGGTGAGCACGAGCGGGCGCTCGCGACCGCGTCGCGGGTGCTCGAGTCGGCCGCGAAGCATCCGGTGGCGCTCGCGCTCGCGGCGCGTGCGTGCGTCGCGCTCGGCGACCGGCGGCGGCTCGCGGAGCTCTTGCCGCGGCTCGGCCGCGCGCAGCTGTCGCCGGAGCTGCTCGAGGAGGCCGCGGCCGAGGCGCTTCGCGGCGTCACCGCGGGGCCCGAGGTCACGCAGGAAGCGCTCGACCGCTACTGGAAATCGCTGCCGGCCGACATCCGCGCGCTGCCGCGGCTGCTGGTCCTTCGGGCGCGCGCGCTCGATCGCCTCGGGCTCGGCGACGAGGCCGAGCGGGAGCTGCGCTCGGCGCTGAAGCGCCGCTGGTCGGCGCCGCTCGTCGCGGCCTACGGCGAGATCCGCACGAATCGACCGGCGGAGCAGCTGCGCCACGCCGAGGCGTGGCTCCGGCAGCGCCCGGAGGATGCGGCGCTGCTCGTCGCCGCGGCCCGCCTTTGCGTCGTGAACGAGCTTTGGGGCAAGGCCCGGAGCTATCTCGAATCGGCGATCGCGATCGACCCGGCGCCCGCGTCCTATGCCCTCTACGGGCGGCTGCTCGACCGGCTCGGCGAGAACGACGGCGCGGCGCTCGCGTTCCGCTCGGGCCTCGCGCTCGTCGACGGCGGGGAGACGCCGTTGCCGGCGCTCGCGCCGCCGCGGCGCGGGCGCGAGCGCGACGAGGAGGAGGACGATGACGAGGCCGAAGCCCTCCTCCCGGGTGCCGGCAAGCCCGCGCCGGGCGCGGGCGGGGAAGGCCCGGCGCCCTCCTAA
- the ubiE gene encoding bifunctional demethylmenaquinone methyltransferase/2-methoxy-6-polyprenyl-1,4-benzoquinol methylase UbiE, protein MTTDVHRRAEPKPTPEPFTDFGYERVPKSAKKARVRAVFDSVAPRYDLMNDVMSAGLHRWWKAFTIARTGLRPGQSALDVAAGSGDLALGLARRVGPTGRVVVTDVNRTMLELGRDRLIDAGVGRNASFVQADAEALPFAAGRFHCVTIGFGLRNVTDKEAALAELYRVLKPGGRLLVLEFSKPRLGPLEPLYDLYSFQVLPRLGQWLAGDAASYRYLAESIRRHPDQEALQRMMERRGFERCRYHNLSAGIVALHVGFKV, encoded by the coding sequence ATGACCACGGACGTCCACAGGCGCGCCGAGCCGAAGCCCACGCCGGAGCCGTTCACGGACTTCGGCTACGAGCGCGTGCCGAAGAGCGCGAAGAAGGCACGCGTGCGCGCCGTGTTCGATTCCGTCGCGCCGCGCTACGACCTGATGAACGACGTGATGTCGGCGGGGCTGCACCGCTGGTGGAAGGCGTTCACGATCGCGCGGACGGGCCTCCGGCCCGGGCAGTCCGCGCTCGACGTCGCCGCCGGCAGCGGCGACCTCGCGCTCGGCCTCGCGCGCCGCGTCGGCCCCACGGGCCGCGTCGTCGTCACCGACGTCAACCGCACGATGCTCGAGCTCGGGCGCGATCGCCTCATCGATGCCGGCGTGGGGCGTAACGCCTCGTTCGTGCAGGCCGACGCGGAGGCCCTGCCGTTCGCGGCCGGGCGCTTCCATTGCGTCACGATCGGTTTCGGCCTGCGCAACGTCACGGACAAGGAGGCGGCGCTGGCCGAGCTTTATCGCGTGCTGAAGCCGGGCGGCCGGCTGCTCGTGCTCGAGTTCTCGAAGCCGCGGCTCGGGCCTCTCGAGCCGCTTTACGATCTCTACTCCTTCCAGGTGCTCCCGCGCCTCGGCCAATGGCTCGCCGGGGACGCGGCGAGCTACCGCTACCTCGCCGAGTCGATCAGGCGCCACCCGGATCAAGAAGCGTTGCAGCGCATGATGGAGCGCCGCGGCTTCGAGCGGTGCCGCTATCACAATCTCTCCGCGGGCATCGTCGCGCTGCATGTCGGCTTCAAGGTCTAG
- the dapF gene encoding diaminopimelate epimerase: protein MRFAKMHGLGNDFMVAEWPAGAPVPEPAAVRALADRRLGVGFDQLLIVTPSAEGDAAYRVFNSDGGEVEQCGNGARCIARFVAARAGDVSHRRLVLQSAGGRVEAEVEPSGLVSVNLGVPCFDPASLPFSADAERDRYRVRVGDREIELGAVSIGNPHAVIHVDSVDEADVGILGAELAAHRNFPKGVNVGFLEIVRRDSIRLRVYERGVGETPACGTGAAAAVAVGRRWGALAEKVEVRLSGGSLTVRWPGPGMPLWQTGPATTVYEGQIEL from the coding sequence ATCCGCTTCGCGAAGATGCACGGTCTCGGAAACGACTTCATGGTCGCGGAGTGGCCGGCCGGCGCGCCCGTGCCCGAGCCTGCCGCGGTCCGGGCGCTCGCGGACCGGCGGCTCGGCGTCGGCTTCGACCAGCTGCTGATCGTGACGCCGTCGGCCGAAGGCGACGCCGCGTACCGCGTCTTCAACAGCGACGGCGGCGAGGTCGAGCAATGCGGCAACGGCGCCCGCTGCATAGCGCGCTTCGTCGCCGCGCGCGCCGGCGACGTGTCGCACCGGAGGCTCGTGCTGCAGAGCGCGGGCGGGCGCGTCGAAGCCGAGGTGGAGCCGTCAGGCCTCGTGAGCGTGAACCTCGGCGTGCCCTGCTTCGATCCGGCGTCGCTGCCGTTCTCGGCGGACGCCGAGCGCGACCGATACCGTGTGCGCGTCGGCGATCGCGAGATCGAGCTCGGTGCAGTCTCGATCGGCAATCCGCATGCGGTCATCCACGTGGATTCGGTGGACGAGGCCGACGTGGGTATACTGGGCGCCGAGCTCGCGGCGCATCGGAATTTTCCGAAGGGCGTGAACGTCGGTTTCTTGGAGATTGTGCGTCGCGACTCGATTCGTTTGCGCGTCTACGAGCGCGGCGTGGGCGAAACACCGGCGTGCGGCACGGGGGCCGCGGCGGCGGTGGCGGTAGGGCGGCGCTGGGGGGCTCTGGCCGAGAAGGTCGAGGTGCGGCTCTCGGGAGGCTCGCTGACCGTCCGCTGGCCGGGTCCCGGTATGCCGCTGTGGCAGACCGGGCCGGCAACCACGGTGTACGAGGGTCAGATCGAACTATGA
- the ubiD gene encoding 4-hydroxy-3-polyprenylbenzoate decarboxylase, which translates to METPWPKAQQPCRDLREFLALLERRGELRTVEAHVDPALELTEICRRTLLAGGPALLFNDVGRGGIRALGNLFGTESRIAAALGADGPEIFTELGKVLAALKAPEPPRSVGEAFRKLPLVKEIMKMAPRVLRSGATQEVRIEGADVDLGAWPVQTCWPDDAGPLITWGLTTTRGPDDERQNLGVYRQQVIGANKVIMRWLAHRGGATDFAAWQAARPGERFPVAVSIGADPATILAAVTPIPDTLSEYAFAGLLRGERTELVECIGSPLRVPAHAEITLEGYIEPGETALEGPFGDHTGYYNEAETFPVMTVERITHRRDPIYHTTYTGRPPDEPSVLGLALNDVFVPILQTQFPEIVDFYLPSEACSYRVAVVAIRKEYPGHARRVMFGIWSYLRQFMYTKFVIVVDDDIDARDWKDVVWAIATRVDPARDTVVVESTPIDYLDFASPVAGLGSKLGIDATSKWPGEISREWGRPITMRRDIVERVDRRWAELGID; encoded by the coding sequence GTGGAAACTCCGTGGCCCAAAGCGCAGCAGCCCTGCCGGGATCTGCGCGAGTTCCTCGCGCTGCTCGAGCGGCGAGGCGAGCTCAGGACGGTCGAGGCGCACGTCGATCCCGCGCTCGAGCTGACCGAGATCTGCCGCCGGACGCTGCTCGCGGGCGGTCCGGCGCTCCTGTTCAACGACGTCGGCCGCGGCGGCATTCGCGCGCTCGGCAATCTGTTCGGCACCGAGTCGAGGATCGCGGCCGCGCTCGGCGCCGACGGCCCGGAGATCTTCACCGAGCTCGGCAAAGTGTTGGCCGCGCTGAAAGCGCCGGAGCCGCCGCGAAGCGTCGGCGAGGCCTTCCGCAAGCTGCCGCTCGTGAAGGAGATCATGAAGATGGCGCCGCGGGTGCTTCGCTCGGGCGCGACGCAGGAGGTGCGGATCGAAGGCGCCGACGTCGACCTCGGCGCGTGGCCGGTGCAGACCTGCTGGCCGGACGACGCAGGCCCGCTGATCACGTGGGGTCTCACGACGACGCGGGGCCCCGACGACGAGCGGCAGAATCTAGGGGTCTACCGGCAGCAGGTCATCGGCGCGAACAAGGTCATCATGCGCTGGCTCGCGCACCGCGGCGGCGCGACCGACTTCGCGGCGTGGCAGGCAGCCCGGCCCGGCGAGCGCTTCCCGGTGGCCGTCAGCATCGGCGCTGATCCGGCCACGATCCTCGCGGCCGTCACACCGATCCCGGACACGCTCTCGGAGTACGCGTTCGCGGGCCTTCTCCGCGGGGAGCGCACCGAGCTCGTCGAGTGCATCGGGTCGCCGCTGCGCGTGCCGGCGCACGCGGAGATCACGCTCGAAGGCTACATCGAGCCCGGCGAGACGGCGCTCGAAGGGCCGTTCGGCGACCATACGGGCTACTACAACGAGGCCGAGACCTTCCCGGTGATGACCGTCGAGCGGATCACGCACCGGCGCGATCCGATCTACCACACGACGTACACCGGGCGCCCGCCGGACGAGCCGTCCGTCCTCGGCCTCGCGCTGAACGACGTGTTCGTTCCGATCCTGCAAACTCAGTTCCCCGAGATCGTCGACTTCTACCTGCCGAGCGAGGCGTGCTCGTACCGCGTCGCGGTGGTCGCGATCCGCAAGGAATACCCCGGGCACGCGCGCCGCGTGATGTTCGGGATCTGGTCCTACCTTCGCCAGTTCATGTACACGAAGTTCGTGATCGTCGTCGACGACGACATCGACGCGCGCGACTGGAAGGACGTGGTCTGGGCGATCGCGACCCGCGTCGACCCGGCGCGCGATACGGTCGTCGTCGAATCCACGCCGATCGACTATCTCGACTTCGCGTCGCCGGTCGCGGGCCTCGGCTCGAAGCTCGGCATCGACGCCACGAGCAAGTGGCCGGGCGAGATCTCGCGCGAGTGGGGCCGCCCGATCACGATGCGCCGCGATATCGTCGAGCGCGTCGACCGGCGCTGGGCCGAGCTCGGCATCGACTGA
- a CDS encoding DUF971 domain-containing protein, producing MGETETPRPVEIRLRKRARRLAVVFSDGFETELDAEYLRVHSPSAEVKGHGAGEGVLVTGKENVGIERVEPVGAYAVRLVFDDGHSTGLYTWPILYELGRHRERNWRRYLERLSKAGKTRNST from the coding sequence ATGGGCGAGACAGAAACCCCGCGGCCCGTCGAGATCAGGCTGCGAAAGCGCGCGCGGCGCCTGGCGGTCGTGTTCTCCGACGGCTTCGAGACGGAGCTCGACGCCGAGTACCTGCGCGTGCACTCGCCGTCGGCCGAGGTCAAGGGGCATGGGGCCGGCGAGGGCGTGCTCGTCACCGGCAAGGAGAACGTCGGCATCGAGCGGGTGGAGCCGGTGGGCGCGTACGCCGTGCGCCTCGTCTTCGACGACGGGCACAGTACCGGGCTGTACACGTGGCCTATACTGTACGAGCTCGGCCGTCACCGCGAGCGCAATTGGCGCCGGTACCTCGAGCGGCTGAGCAAGGCCGGAAAGACCCGCAATTCGACATGA
- a CDS encoding ParA family protein, with the protein MRSILIMNAKGGCGKSTIATNLAAYYASEGFGTALADFDPQRSALAWLEERPEDYGPITGIEGFDSGLRSVPRNTEYLIIDAPARSHGRELTDLVKRAESIIVPVLPSPIDIKAAASFVEELLNVHKIADKKAKVALVANRVRDNTLIFEELDAYLSKLKVPYIATLREAQNYIRAYQRGLGVHELPPYLAWPDWEQWDPLLEWLDSRRSMPR; encoded by the coding sequence ATGAGAAGTATCCTGATCATGAACGCGAAGGGCGGGTGCGGAAAAAGCACGATCGCCACGAACCTCGCCGCTTACTACGCTTCCGAGGGCTTCGGCACCGCGCTGGCCGACTTCGACCCGCAGCGTTCCGCGCTCGCCTGGCTCGAGGAGCGCCCGGAGGACTACGGCCCGATCACCGGAATCGAGGGCTTCGATTCGGGGCTCCGCTCCGTCCCGCGCAATACCGAGTACCTGATCATCGACGCGCCGGCACGCTCGCACGGCCGCGAGCTCACCGATCTCGTGAAGCGCGCCGAAAGCATCATCGTGCCCGTGCTTCCGTCGCCGATCGACATCAAGGCGGCCGCGAGCTTCGTCGAGGAGCTTCTCAACGTCCACAAGATTGCGGACAAGAAGGCCAAGGTGGCGCTGGTCGCGAATCGCGTGCGGGACAACACGCTGATCTTCGAGGAGCTCGACGCGTATTTGTCGAAGCTGAAGGTGCCCTACATCGCGACGCTGCGCGAGGCCCAGAACTACATCCGCGCGTACCAGCGCGGCCTCGGCGTGCACGAGCTGCCGCCGTATCTCGCGTGGCCCGACTGGGAGCAGTGGGACCCGCTGCTCGAGTGGCTCGACTCGCGGCGCTCGATGCCGCGCTGA
- the hslU gene encoding ATP-dependent protease ATPase subunit HslU, with protein sequence MSMTPREIVQELDKHIIGQDEAKRAVAIALRNRWRRAQVAEPLRSEITPKNILMIGPTGVGKTEIARRLAKLANAPFIKVEATKFTEVGYVGRDVDSIVRDLVDMAVKMIREDAMRRVSHRAEDAAEDRLLDALLPGTHQDSEGRETRQRFRKMLREGSLDEREVEVDVQAPSVGVEIMAPPGMEEMTSQLQSMFKSLSSGRRRRRKLKVKDALKLLKDEEAAKLVNEDEIKLEALRAVEENGIVFIDEIDKVARRSESIGADVSREGVQRDLLPLVEGSTVSTRYGMVRTDHILFIASGAFSVAKPSDLIPELQGRFPIRVELSALGIDDFVAILTEPSASLTEQYASLLGTERVQLRFDDTGIRRIAEVAYEVNTRSENIGARRLHTVLERLLESISFEAADRAGETVVVDAAYVDAHLGELVKDEDLARYIL encoded by the coding sequence ATGTCGATGACGCCACGCGAGATCGTCCAGGAGCTGGACAAGCACATCATCGGCCAGGACGAGGCGAAGCGCGCCGTCGCGATCGCGCTGCGCAACCGCTGGCGCCGCGCGCAGGTGGCCGAGCCTTTGCGCAGCGAGATCACGCCGAAGAACATCCTGATGATTGGGCCCACCGGCGTCGGCAAGACGGAGATCGCGCGCCGGCTCGCGAAGCTCGCGAACGCGCCGTTCATCAAGGTCGAGGCCACGAAGTTCACGGAGGTCGGCTACGTCGGGCGCGACGTCGACTCGATCGTGCGCGATCTCGTCGACATGGCCGTGAAGATGATCCGCGAGGACGCGATGCGGAGAGTGTCGCACCGCGCCGAGGACGCGGCCGAGGACCGGCTGCTCGATGCTCTGCTGCCCGGCACGCATCAGGACAGCGAAGGGCGCGAGACGCGCCAGCGCTTTCGCAAGATGCTGCGGGAAGGCAGCCTCGACGAGCGCGAGGTCGAGGTGGACGTTCAGGCGCCTTCGGTCGGCGTGGAGATCATGGCGCCGCCCGGCATGGAGGAGATGACGAGCCAGCTCCAGAGCATGTTCAAGAGCCTCTCGAGCGGCCGGCGGCGCAGGCGCAAGCTCAAGGTGAAGGACGCGCTGAAGCTTCTGAAGGACGAGGAAGCGGCGAAGCTCGTGAACGAGGACGAGATCAAGCTCGAGGCGCTCCGGGCCGTCGAGGAGAACGGCATCGTGTTCATCGACGAGATCGACAAGGTGGCGCGGCGCTCGGAATCGATCGGCGCCGACGTGTCGCGCGAAGGCGTGCAGCGCGACCTGCTGCCGCTCGTCGAGGGATCGACGGTCAGCACCCGCTACGGCATGGTCCGCACGGACCACATCCTGTTCATTGCGTCCGGCGCCTTCAGCGTCGCGAAGCCGTCGGACTTGATCCCGGAGCTTCAGGGCCGGTTTCCGATCCGCGTCGAGCTTTCGGCGCTCGGCATCGACGACTTCGTCGCGATCCTGACGGAGCCGAGCGCGTCGCTCACGGAGCAGTACGCGAGCCTGCTCGGCACGGAGCGGGTTCAGCTCCGGTTCGACGACACCGGTATCCGCCGCATCGCGGAGGTGGCGTACGAGGTGAACACGCGCAGCGAGAACATCGGCGCGCGCCGGCTGCACACGGTGCTCGAGCGCTTGCTCGAGTCGATCTCGTTCGAGGCGGCGGACCGTGCCGGGGAGACGGTCGTCGTCGACGCCGCATACGTCGACGCCCATCTGGGCGAGCTCGTCAAGGACGAGGACCTGGCGCGCTACATCCTTTGA
- the hslV gene encoding ATP-dependent protease subunit HslV: protein MTQFHGTTILCVRRGGKVAVGGDGQVTMGDKIMKGNARKVRRLRDGRVLAGFAGGTADAFTLFELFEKKLEQYGNLTRAAIELAKDWRTDRMLRRLEALLCVADATQSLLISGTGDVIEPERDLIAIGSGGAYAQAAAQALLENTDLDARSIVEKAMEIAADICIYTNHKITIEEL from the coding sequence ATGACGCAATTTCACGGCACCACGATCCTGTGCGTGCGCCGCGGCGGCAAGGTCGCCGTCGGCGGCGACGGCCAGGTGACGATGGGCGACAAGATCATGAAAGGCAACGCGCGCAAGGTGCGCCGGCTGCGGGACGGGCGCGTGCTCGCCGGCTTCGCCGGCGGCACGGCCGACGCGTTCACGCTGTTCGAGCTTTTCGAGAAGAAGCTCGAGCAGTACGGCAATCTGACCCGGGCCGCGATCGAGCTCGCGAAGGACTGGCGCACGGATCGAATGCTGCGCCGGCTCGAAGCCTTGCTCTGCGTCGCGGACGCGACGCAATCGCTGCTGATCTCCGGCACCGGCGACGTGATCGAGCCCGAGCGCGATCTGATCGCGATCGGCTCGGGCGGCGCCTATGCGCAGGCGGCGGCACAGGCGCTGCTCGAGAACACCGACCTCGACGCGCGCAGCATCGTCGAGAAGGCGATGGAGATCGCGGCCGACATCTGCATCTATACGAACCACAAGATCACGATCGAGGAATTGTAG
- the xerC gene encoding tyrosine recombinase XerC, whose product MQPSDALASFLRELETERRLSRHTVAAYRRDVDALLDFCTRERVASLASIDAYHVRRFAAECHRRGASPRSIARRLSAVRTFFGFLLRAGVVAQNPAVHVQAPKPSRRLPKTLDTDQVASLLKRTGSGPLALRDAAMLELFYSSGLRLAELVSLDVDAVDLRDRTVRVTGKGGKDRVLPVGRVAAAVLQEWLRARPALARNGERAMFVSRRGNRLAARSVQARVEAWARRAGAPVRVHPHMLRHSFASHLLESSGDLRAVQELLGHSSLSTTQVYTHLDFQHLAHIYDKAHPRARRR is encoded by the coding sequence GTGCAGCCGTCTGACGCGCTCGCGTCGTTCCTGCGCGAGCTCGAGACCGAGCGGCGGCTGTCGCGCCATACCGTCGCTGCCTATCGGCGCGACGTCGATGCGCTCCTCGACTTCTGCACGCGGGAGCGCGTCGCTTCCCTCGCGTCGATCGATGCGTACCACGTTCGGCGCTTCGCCGCCGAGTGCCACCGCCGCGGCGCGAGCCCGCGAAGCATCGCCAGGCGTCTGTCGGCCGTGCGCACGTTCTTCGGGTTTCTGCTGCGTGCCGGGGTCGTCGCGCAGAATCCGGCCGTGCACGTGCAGGCGCCGAAGCCGTCGCGCCGGCTGCCGAAGACGCTCGATACGGATCAGGTCGCAAGCCTGCTGAAGCGGACCGGCTCCGGCCCGCTCGCGCTCCGGGACGCGGCGATGCTCGAGCTTTTCTACTCGTCCGGGCTGAGGCTCGCGGAGCTCGTGAGCCTCGACGTCGACGCCGTCGACCTCCGCGATCGGACGGTCCGCGTCACCGGCAAGGGCGGGAAGGACCGCGTCCTGCCGGTCGGGCGGGTCGCGGCGGCCGTGCTCCAGGAGTGGCTGCGGGCGCGGCCGGCCCTCGCCCGCAACGGCGAGCGGGCGATGTTCGTCAGCCGGCGCGGCAACCGGCTCGCGGCCCGCTCCGTGCAAGCGCGGGTCGAGGCTTGGGCGCGGCGCGCGGGCGCGCCGGTGCGCGTGCACCCGCACATGCTGCGGCACTCCTTCGCGTCCCACTTGCTCGAGTCGAGCGGCGACCTGCGCGCGGTCCAGGAGCTTCTCGGCCATTCGAGCCTCTCGACGACGCAGGTCTACACGCACCTTGATTTCCAGCACCTGGCCCACATTTACGATAAAGCACACCCTCGCGCGCGGCGGCGCTGA